The following proteins are encoded in a genomic region of Alosa alosa isolate M-15738 ecotype Scorff River chromosome 10, AALO_Geno_1.1, whole genome shotgun sequence:
- the ldlrad2 gene encoding low-density lipoprotein receptor class A domain-containing protein 2 isoform X1, which produces MAKVSQDELVQHLSKVFAVICVVVTLKPASAIETVNVVDLCGQTIHGDGLIINSHQESKKYYFVTMGTDCQLTIQANMLQDRVLFHFRFFLVYSLLRVAPLSPSPFFPESASKPSLSRPAWPDQHVESTSKDGQEDPCYAGSYIQFYDGPNMNSPPIGLPLCGKKSLPRPVISTGNYLTLRLVTRGTQPRVDFVGDFTSFRLGSNQSECGNVLYFSCWNGKCIPMSLVCDDDKDIDNCGDGSDLRSHHEAKCTSHQSVKLSPQFTLPTSTILTKNCGTPEIPMNTNTVADSPVPPLALYVLLGLMVGIVLLCWCCWSPGWFLWRVSVCRLLPCCNSFCASCQLCACSCSPNKDHRLSTVSPQSSLTNAATNSISTTTVTV; this is translated from the exons ATGGCCAAAGTGAGCCAAGACGAACTTGTACAACACCTGTCAAAAGTGTTCGCCGTTATCTGTGTGGTGGTGACTCTCAAGCCTGCCAGCGCCATTGAGACAG TGAATGTTGTTGATTTATGTGGCCAAACTATCCATGGGGATGGGTTGATCATCAACTCCCACCAGGAATCTAAGAAATACTACTTTGTCACCATGGGAACAGACTGCCAATTGACCATACAAGCCAACATGCTGCAAGACAGGGTACTGTTCCATTTCCGCTTCTTCCTGGTTTACAGCCTTCTACGGGTGGCCCCCCTTAGCCCTTCACCCTTTTTCCCAGAGTCTGCCAGTAAACCCTCACTTTCTCGCCCTGCCTGGCCTGACCAGCATGTGGAGTCAACTTCTAAGGATGGCCAGGAAGACCCCTGCTATGCCGGCTCTTACATACAGTTCTATGATGGCCCTAATATGAACTCACCCCCCATAGGGCTCCCACTTTGTGGAAAAAAAAGTCTACCACGACCTGTAATTTCCACAGGAAATTACCTGACTTTGAGACTGGTTACGAGGGGCACACAGCCCAGGGTTGATTTTGTTGGAGACTTCACTTCTTTCAGATTGG GTTCCAACCAATCAGAATGTGGTAATGTACTTTACTTTAGCTGTTGGAATGGGAAGTGCATTCCAATGAGTTTGGTTTGTGATGACGACAAAGACATTGACAACTGTGGAGACGGCAGTGATTTAAGAAGTCATCATGAGGCTAAATGCACAA GTCATCAGTCTGTGAAACTGTCTCCACAGTTTACCCTTCCAACTTCAACTATCCTCACAAAGAATTGTGGCACACCTGAAATCCCCATGAACACCAACACAGTTGCAG ACTCCCCTGTGCCCCCTTTGGCTTTGTATGTGTTACTTGGGCTTATGGTGGGGATAGTGCTGCtttgctggtgctgctggtccCCCGGTTGGTTCTTGTGGAGGGTGAGTGTTTGCCGCCTCCTGCCCTGCTGCAATTCCTTTTGTGCATCCTGCCAGCTCTGTGCCTGCAGCTGCTCTCCGAACAAGGATCACCGCCTGTCCACAGTCTCACCTCAGAGCTCCCTGACTAATGCTGCCACCAACAGCATTAGTACTACAACTGTAACTGTGTAG
- the ldlrad2 gene encoding low-density lipoprotein receptor class A domain-containing protein 2 isoform X2: MAKVSQDELVQHLSKVFAVICVVVTLKPASAIETVNVVDLCGQTIHGDGLIINSHQESKKYYFVTMGTDCQLTIQANMLQDRHVESTSKDGQEDPCYAGSYIQFYDGPNMNSPPIGLPLCGKKSLPRPVISTGNYLTLRLVTRGTQPRVDFVGDFTSFRLGSNQSECGNVLYFSCWNGKCIPMSLVCDDDKDIDNCGDGSDLRSHHEAKCTSHQSVKLSPQFTLPTSTILTKNCGTPEIPMNTNTVADSPVPPLALYVLLGLMVGIVLLCWCCWSPGWFLWRVSVCRLLPCCNSFCASCQLCACSCSPNKDHRLSTVSPQSSLTNAATNSISTTTVTV; this comes from the exons ATGGCCAAAGTGAGCCAAGACGAACTTGTACAACACCTGTCAAAAGTGTTCGCCGTTATCTGTGTGGTGGTGACTCTCAAGCCTGCCAGCGCCATTGAGACAG TGAATGTTGTTGATTTATGTGGCCAAACTATCCATGGGGATGGGTTGATCATCAACTCCCACCAGGAATCTAAGAAATACTACTTTGTCACCATGGGAACAGACTGCCAATTGACCATACAAGCCAACATGCTGCAAGACAGG CATGTGGAGTCAACTTCTAAGGATGGCCAGGAAGACCCCTGCTATGCCGGCTCTTACATACAGTTCTATGATGGCCCTAATATGAACTCACCCCCCATAGGGCTCCCACTTTGTGGAAAAAAAAGTCTACCACGACCTGTAATTTCCACAGGAAATTACCTGACTTTGAGACTGGTTACGAGGGGCACACAGCCCAGGGTTGATTTTGTTGGAGACTTCACTTCTTTCAGATTGG GTTCCAACCAATCAGAATGTGGTAATGTACTTTACTTTAGCTGTTGGAATGGGAAGTGCATTCCAATGAGTTTGGTTTGTGATGACGACAAAGACATTGACAACTGTGGAGACGGCAGTGATTTAAGAAGTCATCATGAGGCTAAATGCACAA GTCATCAGTCTGTGAAACTGTCTCCACAGTTTACCCTTCCAACTTCAACTATCCTCACAAAGAATTGTGGCACACCTGAAATCCCCATGAACACCAACACAGTTGCAG ACTCCCCTGTGCCCCCTTTGGCTTTGTATGTGTTACTTGGGCTTATGGTGGGGATAGTGCTGCtttgctggtgctgctggtccCCCGGTTGGTTCTTGTGGAGGGTGAGTGTTTGCCGCCTCCTGCCCTGCTGCAATTCCTTTTGTGCATCCTGCCAGCTCTGTGCCTGCAGCTGCTCTCCGAACAAGGATCACCGCCTGTCCACAGTCTCACCTCAGAGCTCCCTGACTAATGCTGCCACCAACAGCATTAGTACTACAACTGTAACTGTGTAG